One window of the Capnocytophaga haemolytica genome contains the following:
- a CDS encoding DUF4476 domain-containing protein — protein MKKIFVTLLVLATMAASAQEVGSAGKLLRNELKKSNTNVNVNINIDYRWEQDYRGGYSEVFIRIPEMGRFTVQLGDQEITNSNGMFRFFDVRSGAQPLSIYGDGLLLYRVTLRPRNEMRLVLDFFSRQGLFLLEEVNLGNAHDGYYGRQWNDVWNRSYGGAPMMRGGEFARFYDMYKKQSFDNDKINFFRMQKNAVSFTTEQVSLLMKEMSFDDNKLIIAKEAYPNVVDPKNYYLLHDSFDFSLAQKRFADFLQSVRR, from the coding sequence ATGAAAAAGATATTTGTAACCCTACTTGTATTAGCCACAATGGCTGCCTCAGCGCAAGAGGTAGGCAGTGCAGGCAAGCTATTGCGCAATGAACTGAAAAAGAGCAACACAAACGTCAACGTAAATATCAATATTGATTACCGCTGGGAGCAAGATTACCGCGGCGGCTACTCGGAAGTGTTTATCCGTATTCCTGAGATGGGGCGCTTTACGGTGCAACTCGGCGATCAGGAAATCACCAATAGCAATGGTATGTTCCGTTTCTTCGATGTGAGGTCAGGAGCGCAACCATTGAGTATTTACGGTGATGGGCTGCTGCTTTACCGCGTAACCCTCCGCCCTCGCAATGAGATGCGCTTAGTGCTCGATTTCTTCTCGCGTCAGGGGTTATTCTTGCTTGAAGAGGTAAACCTCGGCAATGCTCACGATGGCTATTATGGACGCCAATGGAACGATGTGTGGAACCGCTCATATGGAGGTGCCCCAATGATGCGTGGTGGTGAGTTTGCTCGTTTTTATGATATGTATAAGAAGCAGAGTTTTGACAATGACAAGATCAACTTCTTTCGTATGCAGAAGAACGCCGTTTCTTTTACTACAGAACAAGTAAGCCTACTGATGAAGGAAATGAGCTTTGACGACAACAAACTCATCATTGCTAAAGAAGCCTATCCTAATGTGGTAGACCCCAAGAACTATTACCTACTACACGATAGTTTCGACTTCTCTTTAGCACAGAAACGCTTTGCGGACTTCTTACAAAGTGTTCGTAGATAA
- a CDS encoding GH92 family glycosyl hydrolase has protein sequence MKRLIILAMSLLWGGMYAQKQAVDYINPFIGTSNFGATHPGAIAPRGMLSISPFNVAFDTKGVEAPLEKDSRWLSNPYVNENKFFTGFTHVNMSGVGCPELGVILAMPTTGALEVEHLKYGSPYKDEVAKAGYYSTFLTKYGIKAEATARQRAGISRYHFPKGEGNLLINLGLGLTNEQGAMLKFVSPTEVEGMRMVGSFCYNSPELAYPVYFVAKVNKPAKHYGVWQHPATYEGVEAKWMTYNGKTRFKEGFMREVVGDSLGAYFRYNFDKEEVVELRVGVSYVSIANARENLEKEIGNKTFDEVYAATRTAWNEQLKAQVTGGTEDEKTVFYTALYHALIHPNLLNDHNGDYPESTTNKIGKNTKRFTVFSLWDTYRNYHQLMSLLYPEDQLGMVRTMLDIYKESGWLPKWELNSTETFTMVGDPASIVIADTYLRGLTDFDINTAYEAMLKGANTLKNNPIRPGVEEYWRLGYLSVDGGVRGPVSTTQEYNAADFAIAQIAKKLGKKADAAKFGKQSLSYHKLFDKQTKLLRPKHANGSWYAPFDPNSGANFEENVGYIEGNAWQYVFMLTHDMKGTIKLMGGEKAFEQQLDHIFNSKQYDMANEPDIAYPYLYNYLKGREWKTQQRVHSLINEYFQNKPAGLPGNDDTGVMSAWVVYGMMGLYPITPAEPIYTLTAPRFEKIVLQLDKKYYPNGQLIIESNASPENIYIKKITIDGKEHKSYFITHDELKKAHTIRFELSNIKK, from the coding sequence ATGAAAAGATTAATAATATTAGCAATGAGCTTGCTATGGGGGGGTATGTACGCCCAAAAGCAGGCAGTGGATTACATCAATCCCTTTATTGGGACGTCTAACTTTGGGGCTACGCACCCTGGTGCAATAGCACCGCGAGGAATGCTCAGCATCTCGCCTTTTAATGTGGCGTTTGACACCAAGGGAGTCGAGGCTCCGTTAGAAAAGGACAGTCGCTGGCTCTCTAACCCTTATGTGAACGAAAATAAGTTCTTCACAGGGTTTACACACGTGAATATGAGTGGGGTAGGGTGCCCAGAGCTGGGGGTAATCCTTGCGATGCCCACCACAGGAGCCTTGGAGGTGGAGCACCTCAAATACGGGTCGCCCTATAAAGATGAGGTGGCAAAGGCAGGCTATTACAGCACTTTCCTCACCAAATACGGCATCAAGGCAGAGGCTACCGCAAGGCAACGTGCAGGCATTAGCCGCTATCACTTTCCTAAGGGTGAGGGCAATCTGCTTATCAACTTAGGGCTGGGTTTGACCAATGAACAAGGTGCAATGCTCAAGTTCGTATCGCCCACAGAAGTTGAGGGGATGCGAATGGTGGGCAGTTTCTGCTATAACAGTCCCGAACTGGCTTACCCTGTTTACTTTGTAGCAAAGGTGAACAAGCCCGCTAAGCATTACGGCGTATGGCAACACCCTGCCACGTATGAGGGTGTAGAAGCCAAATGGATGACCTACAACGGTAAAACGCGCTTTAAAGAAGGCTTTATGCGCGAGGTCGTAGGCGACAGCTTGGGGGCTTACTTCCGCTATAATTTTGACAAAGAGGAAGTGGTAGAGCTTCGTGTGGGCGTCTCGTATGTGAGTATCGCCAATGCGCGTGAGAACTTAGAGAAGGAGATCGGCAATAAGACCTTTGATGAGGTATATGCGGCTACCCGCACTGCTTGGAATGAGCAGCTCAAGGCACAAGTAACGGGCGGCACTGAGGACGAGAAGACTGTCTTCTACACCGCCCTTTACCACGCGCTCATTCACCCCAATCTGCTCAACGACCACAACGGCGATTACCCTGAGAGCACTACCAACAAGATAGGCAAGAACACCAAGCGGTTTACGGTGTTCTCGCTGTGGGATACCTATCGCAACTATCACCAGCTGATGAGCCTGCTCTATCCTGAGGATCAGCTTGGTATGGTGCGTACGATGCTCGATATTTACAAAGAAAGCGGCTGGCTACCTAAGTGGGAGCTCAACTCCACCGAGACCTTCACAATGGTGGGCGACCCTGCGAGTATTGTTATTGCTGATACTTATTTACGCGGACTTACCGACTTTGATATTAACACTGCGTATGAGGCGATGCTCAAAGGGGCGAATACGCTTAAAAATAACCCCATACGGCCAGGGGTAGAAGAGTATTGGCGATTGGGTTACCTCAGTGTAGATGGTGGCGTTAGAGGCCCCGTATCCACCACACAGGAGTATAATGCAGCCGACTTTGCCATTGCACAGATCGCTAAAAAGCTCGGCAAGAAAGCCGATGCGGCAAAGTTTGGCAAGCAGTCTCTGAGCTATCACAAGCTCTTTGATAAGCAGACCAAGCTCTTGCGCCCTAAGCACGCCAACGGCAGTTGGTATGCGCCCTTCGACCCTAATAGTGGGGCAAACTTCGAGGAGAATGTCGGCTACATCGAGGGGAATGCTTGGCAATACGTATTTATGCTCACCCACGATATGAAAGGTACTATCAAGCTAATGGGCGGTGAGAAGGCTTTTGAGCAACAGCTCGACCACATATTCAATAGCAAGCAATACGATATGGCTAACGAGCCTGATATTGCCTATCCTTACCTCTACAACTATCTGAAAGGTCGCGAATGGAAGACCCAGCAGCGTGTGCATAGCCTCATCAACGAGTACTTCCAAAATAAGCCCGCAGGCTTGCCTGGCAATGACGACACAGGGGTGATGTCCGCGTGGGTAGTCTACGGAATGATGGGGCTGTACCCTATCACCCCAGCCGAGCCTATCTATACGCTCACCGCGCCGCGCTTTGAGAAGATAGTGCTGCAATTGGATAAGAAGTACTACCCCAATGGGCAGCTTATCATCGAGAGCAACGCCTCACCTGAGAATATCTACATCAAGAAGATTACCATTGACGGTAAAGAACATAAGAGCTACTTCATCACCCACGACGAGCTAAAGAAAGCACATACTATTCGGTTTGAACTCTCTAATATAAAAAAGTAA
- the trxA gene encoding thioredoxin has translation MALEITDGNFEDLVLKSDKPVLVDFWATWCGPCRMLGPVIEEISKEYEGKVTVGKVDVDNNQDFAGKYGIRNIPTVLVFQNGEVVGRQVGVAPKKTYTDALDSLL, from the coding sequence ATGGCATTAGAAATCACAGACGGAAATTTTGAAGATTTAGTATTAAAGAGCGACAAGCCTGTGCTTGTAGACTTTTGGGCAACTTGGTGTGGACCTTGCCGTATGCTGGGACCTGTCATCGAAGAAATCTCTAAGGAGTATGAAGGTAAGGTAACTGTCGGTAAAGTAGACGTAGACAACAATCAGGACTTTGCTGGCAAATACGGTATCCGCAATATCCCTACCGTATTGGTATTCCAAAACGGGGAAGTAGTAGGTCGCCAAGTGGGCGTAGCTCCTAAGAAGACTTACACTGACGCATTGGATAGCTTGTTGTAA
- the greA gene encoding transcription elongation factor GreA produces MKKVSYYTAEGLKKLRDELNQLKDVERPRASQAIAEARDKGDLSENAEYDAAKEAQGLLEMKIAKLEELVANARLIDESQLDLSKVLVLSTVKLRNLANKMEITYTLVAESEADLKAGKISVTSPIGKGLLGKQVGDIAEIQVPNGVLKMEVLEITRD; encoded by the coding sequence ATGAAAAAGGTATCATACTATACAGCCGAAGGGCTAAAGAAACTAAGAGACGAACTCAATCAGTTAAAAGACGTAGAGCGCCCGCGAGCTTCGCAGGCGATTGCTGAGGCGCGCGACAAAGGCGACCTCTCCGAAAATGCAGAGTACGACGCTGCCAAAGAGGCACAGGGCTTGCTGGAAATGAAGATCGCTAAGCTCGAAGAACTCGTAGCCAATGCACGCCTCATCGACGAGTCGCAACTCGATCTGAGCAAGGTGCTAGTGCTTTCCACCGTCAAATTGCGCAACCTTGCCAATAAGATGGAGATCACCTATACCCTTGTAGCAGAGAGTGAAGCAGACCTCAAGGCAGGGAAAATATCAGTAACTTCACCCATCGGAAAGGGACTGCTTGGCAAGCAAGTAGGTGATATTGCAGAGATACAAGTGCCCAATGGAGTGCTGAAGATGGAGGTATTGGAAATCACCCGTGACTAA
- a CDS encoding HIT family protein: MASIFTKIINGEIPCYKVAENDDFIAFFDINPNAKGHTLCVPKKEVNKIFEMDDKHYLDLMLFSKRVAEALAKVVPCKRVGMAVVGLEVPHTHVHLIPISEMKEMTFEHKVQMTDEEFKALAKAVGERFQA; this comes from the coding sequence ATGGCAAGTATATTCACAAAGATTATCAACGGCGAAATACCTTGTTATAAGGTAGCTGAAAATGATGATTTTATTGCTTTCTTTGACATTAACCCTAATGCGAAGGGGCACACCCTTTGCGTTCCTAAGAAGGAAGTAAATAAAATCTTCGAGATGGACGACAAGCACTATCTTGACCTGATGCTTTTCTCAAAGCGCGTAGCCGAAGCCTTAGCAAAGGTGGTGCCTTGCAAGCGTGTAGGGATGGCAGTAGTAGGCTTGGAAGTGCCCCATACCCACGTACACCTCATTCCCATCAGCGAGATGAAAGAGATGACCTTTGAGCACAAGGTGCAAATGACCGATGAGGAGTTTAAAGCCCTCGCCAAAGCAGTAGGTGAGCGCTTTCAAGCGTAA
- a CDS encoding toxin-antitoxin system YwqK family antitoxin yields MKTPLQRIGTTLIALLLTAQGVAQVTKFRDEDKPVNGIYTLYYLDKNGKNTAIFATGQYKNRKLNGAVKAFYRDGTLMFEEFYKDDKLEGVRKFYNEDGGLMNIKHYANGKMNGVYEEYYSNGQLQKTVTYKDDVPNGQVKEYYRDGRPMYTYTLLNDKREGVSTWYEDNGEKHITEYHNGMMGKCEVYSANGVLLSRIHYLNNQKEGFEEHYNEKGVLLEKLHYARGKRSGG; encoded by the coding sequence ATGAAAACACCCTTACAAAGAATAGGAACGACACTTATAGCCCTGTTGCTCACTGCTCAGGGGGTTGCACAAGTCACAAAATTTAGAGACGAGGATAAGCCTGTCAATGGCATCTATACCCTTTATTACCTTGATAAAAATGGCAAGAACACCGCTATTTTTGCTACGGGGCAGTATAAAAATAGAAAGCTCAATGGCGCCGTGAAAGCGTTCTATCGTGATGGCACACTGATGTTTGAGGAGTTCTATAAGGATGATAAGTTAGAAGGGGTGCGCAAGTTCTATAACGAGGATGGCGGTCTGATGAATATAAAGCATTACGCCAATGGCAAAATGAACGGAGTTTATGAGGAATACTACTCCAATGGGCAGTTGCAAAAAACCGTCACATACAAGGATGATGTGCCCAATGGTCAGGTAAAGGAGTATTACCGTGATGGGAGACCGATGTATACATACACGCTCCTGAATGATAAGAGGGAAGGTGTCTCAACGTGGTATGAAGACAATGGTGAGAAGCACATTACAGAGTACCACAACGGGATGATGGGTAAATGTGAGGTCTACAGTGCGAACGGGGTACTTTTAAGTCGTATCCATTACCTCAATAACCAGAAAGAGGGCTTCGAGGAACACTACAATGAAAAGGGTGTCTTACTTGAAAAGCTACATTATGCACGTGGAAAGCGGAGTGGAGGGTAG
- the topA gene encoding type I DNA topoisomerase, whose translation MAKNIVIVESPAKAKTIEKFLGKDYKVVSSYGHIVDLPSKELGVDVAHGFKPRYQVSSDKKKLVSDLKALASTAEVVWLASDEDREGEAIAWHLAENLKLDPKKTKRIVFNSITKSAIERAIQNPRGIDYNLVNAQQARRVLDRLVGYELSPVLWKKIKSGLSAGRVQSVAVRLIVEREREIQEFKSQSVYKVAAEFVTAEGKVVKATLGKTFASATEAEAFLQQNIGARYRVQSLETKPAKKSPAPPFTTSTLQQEASRKLRFSVSKTMTVAQRLYESGLITYMRTDSTNLSGEALSTAKDTITALFGTQYSQTRNFATKAKGAQEAHEAIRPTDMSRPQIQAESDQMRLYELIWKRTIASQMADAQLERTNVKIEANKHKELFAASGEVIRFDGFLKVYLESSDDEEEEQSGMLPHLQLQEMLTNKHITATQSFSRPAPRYTEASLVKKLEELGIGRPSTYAPTISTIQQRGYVGRSALEGEVRPYEQLVLTGDSIKHHNLSERVGADKGKLIPTDIGMVVNDFLVANFNTIMDYNFTATVENSFDHIAEGKEDWTKMLTDFYGHFHPVVEDVEQHTGRETGERILGTDPKTGKTVLVRLGRFGAMAQLGKTEGTEKAQYASLMAGTTMETITLEEALQLFELPRKLGIVDGKEVEANVGRFGPYVRYGTEFISLDKGEDVFTVTLDRAKEVIAAKKQADAPIATYQGKEVSKGVGRFGPFIKWDNLFISVSKKYDFDHLTQKDVEELIESKLQKESEKVVREWAESGIRIEKARWGRYNLIKGNQKVELAKDTDIAALTEAQALALIAEKYPAKKSAAGGKKPASKKATTKKSSTKK comes from the coding sequence ATGGCTAAGAATATAGTGATAGTAGAGTCGCCCGCAAAGGCGAAGACCATTGAGAAATTCCTCGGTAAGGACTACAAAGTAGTGTCGAGCTACGGGCATATTGTCGATCTCCCTTCGAAGGAACTCGGCGTTGATGTAGCGCACGGTTTTAAGCCTCGTTATCAGGTTTCTTCGGATAAGAAGAAGTTGGTAAGCGACTTGAAGGCACTCGCCTCCACTGCCGAAGTGGTGTGGCTCGCGAGTGATGAGGACCGCGAGGGGGAAGCCATCGCCTGGCATTTGGCTGAGAACTTGAAACTCGACCCGAAGAAGACCAAGCGTATCGTCTTTAACTCTATCACTAAAAGTGCCATCGAGCGGGCTATACAGAACCCCCGTGGCATTGACTACAACTTAGTGAACGCTCAGCAAGCGCGCCGCGTGCTCGATCGCCTTGTGGGCTATGAGCTTTCGCCCGTGTTGTGGAAGAAGATCAAGAGTGGGCTCTCGGCAGGGCGTGTGCAGTCGGTAGCTGTACGCTTGATCGTGGAGCGCGAACGCGAGATACAAGAGTTTAAGTCGCAGAGCGTTTATAAGGTAGCAGCGGAGTTCGTAACCGCAGAAGGCAAGGTAGTGAAAGCTACCCTCGGCAAGACCTTTGCCAGTGCCACAGAGGCAGAGGCATTTTTACAGCAGAACATAGGGGCGCGCTACAGGGTGCAGTCGCTTGAGACCAAGCCTGCGAAGAAGTCGCCCGCACCGCCGTTTACCACTTCCACCCTGCAACAAGAGGCATCGCGCAAGTTGCGATTCTCAGTGAGCAAGACGATGACCGTAGCCCAACGGCTGTATGAGTCGGGGCTCATCACCTATATGCGTACCGACAGCACCAACCTCTCAGGCGAGGCACTGAGCACGGCTAAGGACACCATCACAGCACTATTCGGGACACAATATAGCCAGACGCGCAACTTTGCTACCAAAGCCAAAGGGGCACAAGAGGCACACGAGGCTATCCGCCCAACGGATATGAGTCGCCCACAGATACAAGCAGAAAGCGACCAAATGCGCCTTTACGAGTTGATATGGAAGCGCACCATCGCCTCGCAGATGGCTGATGCACAGCTTGAGCGCACCAATGTGAAGATAGAAGCCAATAAGCATAAAGAACTCTTTGCTGCCAGCGGAGAGGTGATCCGCTTTGACGGCTTTTTGAAAGTATATTTGGAAAGCAGCGATGACGAGGAGGAAGAACAGAGCGGAATGTTGCCCCACTTGCAGCTACAAGAGATGCTTACCAATAAGCACATCACTGCCACACAGAGCTTTTCGCGCCCTGCGCCTCGCTATACGGAGGCGTCATTAGTGAAGAAGCTCGAGGAGTTGGGCATCGGTCGCCCTTCGACGTACGCGCCGACTATCTCCACTATACAGCAACGCGGTTATGTAGGGCGCAGTGCCTTAGAAGGTGAAGTGCGTCCGTATGAGCAGTTGGTCCTCACAGGCGATAGCATCAAGCACCACAACCTCAGCGAGCGTGTGGGTGCCGATAAGGGGAAGCTCATCCCTACGGACATCGGTATGGTAGTCAATGACTTTTTGGTAGCGAACTTCAACACGATTATGGACTATAACTTCACCGCTACGGTGGAGAACAGCTTTGACCATATCGCTGAGGGCAAGGAGGATTGGACGAAAATGCTCACGGACTTCTACGGGCATTTCCACCCTGTGGTGGAGGACGTGGAGCAACATACAGGGCGTGAGACAGGTGAACGCATTCTCGGCACAGACCCTAAGACGGGCAAGACGGTGCTGGTGCGCCTCGGACGCTTTGGAGCGATGGCACAGCTCGGCAAGACCGAAGGCACAGAGAAAGCACAGTACGCCAGCTTGATGGCAGGCACCACTATGGAGACCATCACCCTTGAGGAGGCGTTGCAGCTCTTTGAACTGCCGCGTAAGCTCGGCATCGTTGATGGTAAAGAAGTGGAAGCCAATGTGGGAAGATTTGGTCCGTATGTGCGCTATGGCACGGAGTTTATCTCGTTGGACAAAGGAGAGGACGTCTTTACGGTAACCCTCGACCGCGCTAAGGAGGTGATTGCTGCCAAGAAGCAAGCCGATGCGCCTATCGCTACTTACCAAGGCAAAGAGGTGAGCAAGGGCGTGGGTAGGTTTGGTCCTTTCATCAAGTGGGATAATCTCTTCATCAGTGTGAGCAAGAAGTACGACTTTGACCACCTTACCCAAAAGGACGTAGAGGAGCTCATAGAGAGCAAGTTGCAGAAAGAGTCGGAGAAGGTAGTGCGCGAATGGGCAGAGAGCGGCATACGCATAGAGAAAGCACGCTGGGGTCGTTATAACCTCATAAAAGGCAATCAGAAGGTAGAGTTAGCAAAAGATACTGACATAGCAGCCCTCACTGAGGCACAAGCATTGGCACTCATTGCGGAGAAGTATCCTGCAAAGAAGTCAGCAGCGGGCGGAAAGAAACCAGCGTCTAAAAAGGCTACAACTAAGAAGAGCAGCACTAAGAAGTAA